A genome region from Glutamicibacter arilaitensis Re117 includes the following:
- a CDS encoding ABC-F family ATP-binding cassette domain-containing protein, which produces MAHLLGGEALHLEYPTHVVFDSVTIGISDGDRIGLVGRNGEGKSSLLGMLSDKIEPNSGRVTKRNGLRVGVLDQSDTLDPEATVHFSVVGEMDDHQWAGEARIRDIISGLVADLDWEAKIGTLSGGQRRRVALAALLVQDWDVIILDEPTNHLDVEGISWLAEHIDKRWSKSSGGLMVVTHDRWFLDAVCTTTWEVHDRLVEPFEGGYAAYVLQRVERDRIAAVTENKRQNMMKKELAWLRRGAPARTSKPKFRIEAANQLIADVPPARNPLELQKMATSRLGKDVIDLLDTEVSFGAKQVLKPFTWRIGPGERTGLLGANGAGKSTLLGLIAGTVEPTGGKIKRGQTVKLAVLDQQFRELEQIGQDKVREVLARYRTTFNVDGKDLTPAQLLERLGFSSAHLSTKVAELSGGQRRRLQLLMILMDEPNVMILDEPTNDVDTDMLAALEDLLDSWPGTLIVVSHDRYLLERVTDQQYAILNGHFRHVPGGVDEYLKLRSAEGSTGGSNPSQASSAAPAKPAGPSGAELRAAQKELNANERKVGQLEEKIAKVHAKMAAHDQSDYEGLGKFTAEINEYQSQIDQLEERWLELSELLG; this is translated from the coding sequence GTGGCACATTTACTCGGGGGCGAAGCCCTACATCTGGAATATCCCACCCACGTCGTTTTCGACTCGGTAACCATCGGAATTTCCGATGGCGACCGCATCGGCTTGGTGGGCCGCAATGGCGAAGGCAAGTCCTCGCTGCTTGGCATGCTCAGTGACAAGATTGAACCGAACTCCGGGCGTGTGACCAAGCGCAATGGCCTGCGCGTGGGTGTGCTTGACCAGTCAGACACCCTGGACCCCGAAGCAACGGTGCACTTCAGCGTGGTCGGAGAGATGGATGATCACCAGTGGGCCGGCGAAGCCCGCATCCGCGACATCATCTCCGGGCTGGTCGCCGATCTGGACTGGGAAGCGAAAATCGGAACCCTCTCCGGCGGACAGCGCCGCCGCGTGGCACTGGCCGCTTTGCTGGTGCAGGACTGGGATGTCATCATCCTGGACGAGCCGACCAACCATTTGGATGTCGAGGGCATCTCCTGGCTCGCCGAGCACATCGACAAGCGCTGGTCCAAGAGCTCCGGCGGCTTGATGGTAGTCACCCACGACCGCTGGTTCCTGGACGCGGTCTGCACCACGACCTGGGAAGTCCACGACCGCTTGGTCGAGCCTTTCGAAGGCGGCTACGCCGCGTACGTGCTGCAGCGCGTGGAACGCGACCGCATCGCCGCGGTTACCGAAAACAAGCGCCAGAACATGATGAAGAAGGAACTGGCCTGGCTGCGCCGCGGCGCCCCGGCCCGTACTTCCAAACCGAAATTCCGCATCGAGGCCGCTAACCAGCTGATTGCCGATGTTCCACCGGCCCGCAACCCGCTGGAATTGCAGAAGATGGCCACCAGCCGCCTGGGCAAGGACGTCATCGACCTGCTGGATACCGAGGTGTCCTTCGGTGCCAAGCAGGTGCTCAAGCCGTTTACCTGGCGTATCGGCCCGGGCGAACGCACCGGCCTGCTCGGTGCCAACGGCGCCGGCAAATCCACCTTGCTGGGCCTGATCGCCGGCACCGTGGAACCGACCGGCGGCAAGATCAAGCGCGGCCAGACCGTGAAGCTTGCCGTGCTGGACCAGCAGTTCCGCGAATTGGAGCAGATCGGCCAGGACAAGGTCCGCGAAGTCCTGGCTCGCTACCGCACCACCTTCAACGTCGATGGCAAGGACCTGACGCCAGCACAGCTGCTGGAGCGTCTGGGCTTCTCCTCGGCACACCTGTCCACCAAGGTCGCCGAGCTCTCCGGTGGCCAGCGCCGCCGCCTGCAGCTGCTGATGATCCTGATGGACGAGCCGAATGTGATGATCCTCGATGAGCCGACCAACGATGTCGATACCGACATGCTGGCCGCCTTGGAAGACCTGTTGGACTCCTGGCCGGGCACCTTGATTGTCGTTTCCCACGACCGTTACCTGCTTGAACGCGTCACCGACCAGCAGTACGCCATCTTGAACGGCCACTTCCGCCATGTGCCAGGCGGCGTGGATGAGTACTTGAAGCTTCGCAGCGCCGAGGGCTCTACCGGCGGTTCCAATCCTTCGCAGGCTTCCTCCGCAGCCCCGGCTAAGCCTGCCGGCCCCTCGGGCGCCGAGCTGCGTGCCGCGCAGAAGGAACTGAACGCCAACGAGCGCAAGGTAGGACAGCTGGAGGAGAAGATCGCCAAGGTCCATGCCAAGATGGCAGCTCATGACCAAAGCGATTATGAGGGCCTGGGCAAGTTCACCGCTGAGATCAACGAATACCAATCGCAGATTGACCAGTTGGAAGAACGCTGGCTGGAACTATCCGAGCTGCTCGGATAG
- a CDS encoding resuscitation-promoting factor, whose translation MKYLAQALAVAVVIAGAVFYISGQMSVVVSVDGQREEITTRAATVGALLEQQDINLAKRDEISAALDSDLADEQLVDIKRNKSIDVTVDGTERVVHTTGMTVADVVAQLDIDKDSEISLDGDMELAALSDELEVVTPKDMTLIVKDKKKKIASTALTVKELLAEQKIEVDGNDEINVKIKGETDKNAKDSVKLAADATVEVIDVTVKTWDETRDIDFETKKVKDSSLDKGETKVKTEGEKGERDLTLRQESRNGKKGEEEVLKSKITKKPVAEVIKVGTKEEEKETTSKKTPTPSNISSTWAALAKCESGGNWSINTGNGYYGGLQFSASSWRAAGGAQYAPLPHQASPAEQIATAEKLRANGGWGHWPHCSAKLGLR comes from the coding sequence GTGAAATACCTGGCTCAGGCGCTCGCCGTAGCCGTGGTTATCGCCGGTGCAGTGTTCTACATCTCCGGCCAGATGTCGGTCGTCGTTTCCGTTGACGGGCAGCGCGAAGAAATCACCACCCGTGCAGCTACCGTTGGCGCACTGCTCGAACAGCAGGACATCAACTTGGCCAAGCGCGACGAGATCTCCGCCGCACTGGATTCCGATCTTGCCGATGAGCAGCTGGTGGATATCAAGCGCAACAAGTCCATCGACGTAACCGTCGATGGCACCGAGCGCGTCGTGCACACGACCGGCATGACCGTTGCCGACGTTGTTGCACAGCTCGATATTGACAAGGATTCCGAGATTTCCCTCGATGGAGACATGGAGCTTGCTGCCTTGAGCGACGAACTGGAAGTCGTCACTCCCAAGGACATGACCCTGATTGTCAAGGACAAGAAGAAAAAGATCGCATCGACCGCATTGACCGTCAAGGAACTGCTCGCAGAGCAGAAGATCGAAGTCGACGGCAACGATGAAATCAACGTAAAGATCAAGGGCGAAACCGATAAGAACGCCAAGGACAGCGTCAAGCTGGCTGCCGACGCGACCGTCGAGGTCATCGACGTAACCGTCAAGACCTGGGATGAAACCCGCGACATCGACTTCGAGACCAAGAAGGTCAAGGACAGCTCGCTGGACAAGGGCGAGACCAAGGTCAAGACCGAAGGCGAAAAGGGCGAGCGTGATCTGACCCTGCGCCAGGAATCCCGCAATGGCAAGAAGGGCGAGGAAGAAGTCCTCAAGTCCAAGATCACCAAGAAACCGGTTGCTGAAGTCATCAAGGTTGGTACCAAGGAAGAAGAGAAGGAAACTACTTCCAAGAAGACTCCAACCCCGAGCAACATTTCCTCAACCTGGGCTGCACTGGCTAAGTGCGAGTCCGGTGGCAATTGGTCGATCAACACCGGCAACGGCTACTACGGCGGCCTGCAGTTCTCCGCATCTTCGTGGCGCGCAGCAGGTGGCGCCCAGTACGCACCGCTGCCGCACCAGGCAAGCCCTGCAGAGCAGATTGCGACCGCTGAAAAGCTGCGTGCCAACGGCGGATGGGGCCACTGGCCACACTGCTCGGCCAAGCTGGGTCTGCGCTAA
- a CDS encoding GNAT family N-acetyltransferase gives MLLNDGKLSVQGRNYLVREARIEDLEQVIALMEQDEIRRAEHSGAAGGPEHYLEAFGEIDADPAHALIVLEGEGGKIVGTMQLTTLPSLARRAAKRMQIEAVRVASESRRSGLGTQMIRWAICDAEHKGISLIQLTSDAQRQDAHRFYQRLGFIPSHVGFKMRLATRP, from the coding sequence ATGCTCCTGAACGACGGCAAGTTATCCGTACAGGGCCGGAACTACCTCGTGCGCGAAGCGCGAATAGAGGATCTTGAACAGGTCATTGCCTTGATGGAACAGGATGAAATACGCCGTGCAGAGCATTCTGGGGCAGCCGGCGGGCCGGAACACTATCTGGAGGCATTCGGTGAAATTGATGCTGACCCCGCGCATGCGCTGATTGTGCTGGAAGGCGAGGGCGGAAAAATTGTTGGCACGATGCAGCTGACCACCTTGCCGAGTCTTGCGCGCCGAGCGGCGAAACGGATGCAGATCGAGGCAGTTCGAGTGGCCAGCGAGTCGCGCCGAAGCGGACTGGGCACGCAAATGATCCGCTGGGCTATCTGCGACGCGGAACACAAGGGCATTTCACTCATCCAGCTGACAAGCGATGCGCAGCGTCAGGACGCGCACCGCTTCTACCAGAGGTTGGGATTCATCCCGTCGCATGTGGGCTTCAAAATGCGCCTTGCTACACGCCCGTGA
- the glmU gene encoding bifunctional UDP-N-acetylglucosamine diphosphorylase/glucosamine-1-phosphate N-acetyltransferase GlmU, with protein sequence MSDQVNAPVAVIVLAAGAGTRMKSAKPKIMHEIAGRSMIGHALHAASALQPQNLVAVVRHQRDLVAEHILSQFPSITIADQDEIPGTGRAVQQGLEVVDPALEGTVVVTYGDVPLLTSEVLQDLVATHESNGNSVTVLTTELDDPNGYGRILRDDKGEVAGIREQKDASADELLIKEINSGIYAFDAKILRSALTEVTTENAQGEMYLTDVLAIARERGGRVASSQIADRWQIEGANDRVQVSNLARIYNERKTEFWMRQGVTIVDPATTWIDADVMIGQDATIKPGTQLHGETIIGANATVGPDTTLTNVVVGQRATVKRTDATDSRIAEGASVGPFAYLRPGTDLGVDGKIGAFYETKNVTIGRGSKLSHLGYAGDAEIGEFTNIGCGNITANYDGEKKHRTKIGSHVRTSSNTVFVAPVEIGDGAYTGAGAIVRKNVPAGALALSVAPQRNSEGWTLEKRPGTSSADAAFKSSLNSSASE encoded by the coding sequence TTGAGTGATCAGGTCAACGCACCAGTAGCTGTCATCGTCCTAGCCGCCGGGGCTGGTACCCGCATGAAGTCGGCGAAGCCGAAAATCATGCATGAAATCGCAGGTCGGTCCATGATTGGCCATGCGCTTCATGCGGCTTCAGCTTTGCAGCCGCAAAACCTGGTTGCGGTTGTCCGCCACCAGCGCGACCTGGTTGCAGAACACATTCTGAGCCAGTTCCCTTCCATCACCATTGCCGACCAGGATGAAATTCCAGGCACCGGCCGTGCAGTCCAGCAGGGCTTGGAAGTTGTGGACCCGGCACTTGAAGGCACCGTTGTGGTGACCTACGGCGATGTGCCATTGCTCACCAGTGAAGTCCTCCAGGACCTGGTCGCCACGCACGAGTCCAACGGCAATTCGGTCACCGTGCTGACCACCGAATTGGATGACCCCAATGGCTACGGCCGCATCCTGCGCGATGACAAGGGCGAGGTTGCAGGGATCCGCGAGCAGAAGGACGCTTCGGCTGACGAGCTGCTCATCAAGGAAATCAACTCTGGCATCTACGCTTTCGATGCCAAGATCCTGCGTTCGGCGCTGACCGAGGTCACCACCGAGAACGCGCAGGGCGAAATGTACCTGACCGACGTGTTGGCAATTGCCCGCGAACGCGGTGGCCGTGTGGCTTCCTCGCAGATCGCGGACCGCTGGCAGATCGAAGGGGCCAACGACCGCGTGCAGGTTTCCAACCTGGCTCGCATCTACAACGAGCGCAAGACCGAATTCTGGATGCGCCAGGGCGTGACCATCGTTGATCCGGCCACCACTTGGATTGACGCTGATGTGATGATCGGCCAGGACGCCACCATCAAGCCAGGTACCCAGCTGCACGGCGAGACCATCATCGGCGCTAACGCGACCGTCGGCCCGGACACCACCTTGACTAACGTCGTGGTCGGCCAGCGCGCCACCGTCAAGCGCACCGACGCCACCGACTCGCGCATTGCAGAGGGCGCTTCGGTAGGTCCGTTCGCCTACCTGCGTCCGGGCACCGACCTCGGTGTAGATGGCAAGATCGGTGCCTTCTACGAAACCAAGAATGTCACGATTGGCCGTGGCTCCAAGCTCTCGCACCTCGGCTACGCCGGAGATGCTGAAATCGGTGAATTCACCAACATCGGCTGCGGCAACATCACCGCAAACTACGATGGCGAAAAGAAGCACCGCACCAAGATCGGCTCGCATGTGCGCACCAGCTCTAACACCGTATTCGTTGCTCCGGTTGAAATCGGAGACGGCGCATACACCGGAGCCGGAGCCATCGTCCGCAAGAACGTCCCGGCCGGTGCCCTAGCACTGTCTGTGGCACCGCAGCGCAACTCCGAGGGCTGGACGCTTGAAAAGCGCCCGGGCACTTCCTCGGCTGACGCAGCGTTCAAGTCCTCACTGAACTCTTCGGCCTCCGAGTAA
- the rsmA gene encoding 16S rRNA (adenine(1518)-N(6)/adenine(1519)-N(6))-dimethyltransferase RsmA yields the protein MSKESLPLLGATEIRRLAEELGIRPTKTLGQNFVIDGNTIRRIVAAAKVDPSETVLEVGPGLGSLTLGIMDAAAKVVAVEIDPPLAKRLPQTMAEFRPGREDDLTVILSDAMKVTELPGEPTSLVANLPYNVAVPVVLHLLEHFPSIRNGLVMVQDEVADRMAATPGNKIYGVPSVKGAWYGTMRKAGVIGMNVFWPAPKIHSGLVGFTRDKDRSDAPDRREVFAIIDAAFAQRRKTLRAALSGWAGSGARAEQILVAAGIDPKERGEKLDIEQYIDIARAAQAVPAQAPSSEA from the coding sequence ATGTCTAAGGAATCTTTGCCGCTGCTTGGGGCCACCGAAATCCGTCGTCTGGCTGAAGAGCTGGGAATCCGCCCTACCAAGACGCTGGGGCAGAACTTTGTGATCGATGGGAACACCATCCGCCGCATCGTCGCCGCCGCCAAAGTCGACCCATCTGAAACGGTGCTGGAGGTGGGCCCGGGACTAGGATCCCTGACCTTGGGCATCATGGATGCCGCCGCCAAAGTCGTGGCCGTGGAAATCGACCCACCGCTGGCCAAACGCCTTCCGCAGACCATGGCCGAGTTCCGCCCTGGCCGTGAAGATGACCTGACAGTGATCCTTTCCGATGCCATGAAGGTCACCGAACTTCCCGGAGAGCCGACCTCTCTGGTTGCAAACCTTCCATATAACGTAGCTGTGCCCGTCGTGCTGCACCTGCTGGAGCACTTCCCATCCATCCGCAATGGCCTGGTCATGGTGCAGGATGAAGTGGCCGACCGGATGGCAGCCACCCCGGGCAATAAGATCTACGGTGTCCCATCGGTCAAGGGCGCCTGGTACGGAACCATGCGCAAAGCCGGCGTCATCGGCATGAACGTCTTCTGGCCCGCTCCAAAGATCCATTCCGGCCTGGTGGGATTCACCCGCGACAAGGATCGCAGCGATGCCCCGGATCGCAGGGAAGTCTTTGCCATTATCGACGCGGCCTTCGCACAGCGTCGCAAGACCCTGCGCGCGGCCCTCTCCGGCTGGGCCGGTTCCGGTGCTCGTGCTGAGCAGATCCTGGTTGCCGCCGGCATCGATCCGAAGGAACGCGGGGAGAAGCTGGATATCGAGCAGTACATTGACATTGCCCGAGCTGCACAGGCTGTTCCGGCGCAAGCCCCGTCGAGCGAGGCATAA
- a CDS encoding NAD(P)/FAD-dependent oxidoreductase: protein MLNGRVSHWWEEIGLPAPREQLRGHSTADVAIVGAGFTGLWTAYYLAKANPKLDITILEARHVGYGASGRNGGWLTNTITAGRDRYLASHGRQAVNDFQLAMNQTVAEVIAVCSAEGIDAELKQGGELEVAYTAAQEQRLRDDAMTDARWEHSDTVLLEAGATQAKINVANARAGLFHPHAARIHPAKLVRGLAEVVERLGVKIHEDTRATALQPHHVDFEAGTLKAQSVIRATEGFTAGLAGHKRLWLPMNSSLIATEPLPSSIWDELNWKHGEVLGDYAHVYMYAQRTADDRIAIGGRGVPYKYGSRTDTDGVTPQKTVQGLQEILHRMFPQTRGARIEHAWSGVLGVPRDWAATVGLDPDTGLGWAGGYVGTGVGAANLAGRTLRDLILGAETELTNLPWVNHRVRKWEPEPLRWLATKGLYAAYGAADRSELKGRTSTSALAVLADRITGKP from the coding sequence ATGCTCAACGGACGAGTCTCGCACTGGTGGGAAGAAATCGGACTGCCAGCGCCACGCGAGCAGTTGCGCGGCCATAGCACCGCTGATGTCGCGATCGTCGGTGCAGGATTCACCGGATTGTGGACCGCTTACTATTTGGCCAAGGCCAATCCGAAGCTGGATATCACCATCCTCGAAGCCCGGCACGTGGGCTATGGCGCCTCGGGGCGCAATGGGGGATGGCTTACCAATACCATCACCGCTGGCCGCGACCGCTACCTGGCTTCCCATGGCCGGCAAGCGGTCAACGACTTCCAGCTGGCCATGAACCAGACCGTGGCCGAGGTCATTGCCGTTTGTTCAGCCGAAGGCATCGATGCGGAGCTGAAGCAAGGCGGGGAACTGGAAGTTGCCTACACTGCTGCCCAGGAACAACGCCTGCGGGACGATGCGATGACCGACGCGCGATGGGAGCATTCGGATACCGTCCTGCTGGAAGCCGGTGCAACGCAGGCAAAGATCAACGTCGCCAATGCCCGGGCTGGGCTGTTCCATCCGCATGCGGCCAGGATCCACCCGGCTAAACTGGTGCGCGGACTGGCCGAAGTCGTGGAACGGCTCGGAGTGAAAATCCATGAGGACACGCGCGCTACCGCACTGCAGCCGCACCACGTCGACTTCGAAGCCGGTACCCTCAAGGCCCAGTCCGTCATCCGGGCCACCGAAGGATTCACCGCCGGATTGGCCGGGCACAAGCGCTTGTGGCTGCCGATGAATTCGTCCTTGATCGCTACCGAACCACTGCCTTCATCCATTTGGGATGAACTGAACTGGAAGCATGGCGAGGTGCTGGGGGACTACGCCCATGTTTACATGTATGCGCAGCGTACTGCCGATGATCGGATTGCCATTGGCGGACGGGGCGTGCCGTACAAGTATGGTTCGCGCACGGATACCGATGGCGTGACGCCGCAAAAAACGGTACAGGGGCTGCAAGAAATATTGCACCGGATGTTCCCGCAAACCCGGGGAGCAAGGATCGAGCATGCATGGTCCGGGGTCCTTGGCGTGCCACGGGACTGGGCGGCTACCGTCGGGCTGGATCCGGACACCGGCCTGGGCTGGGCCGGAGGGTATGTCGGAACCGGGGTTGGCGCGGCGAACCTGGCCGGACGCACCCTGCGCGACTTGATCCTCGGGGCCGAGACTGAATTGACCAATTTGCCATGGGTAAACCATCGGGTGCGCAAATGGGAGCCCGAACCCTTGCGCTGGCTGGCAACCAAAGGACTCTATGCCGCCTACGGCGCTGCCGACCGAAGCGAACTCAAGGGCAGGACAAGCACCTCTGCACTAGCGGTGCTTGCCGATAGGATCACCGGAAAACCTTGA
- a CDS encoding ribose-phosphate diphosphokinase, with product MSEISHNVDKKLVLATGRAHPELAAEVAKALDTELLPLNAYDFANGEIYVRSDESVRGKEVFLLQSYPAPLNNWLMEQLIMIDSMKRASARRITVVAPFYPYARQDKKGRGREPISARLVADLFKTAGADRVISCDLHTAQIQGFFDGPVDHLFGFPLLADYIKSKVDVNEVTVVSPDTGRVRVAEQWADRLGGTPLAFVHKSRDLTVPNQAESKTVVGQVEGRTAILIDDMIDTGGTIAGAVRVLKEAGAKDVIIAATHAVFSDPAAQRLAECGAKEVVVTNTLPIPEEKRFENLTVLSIAPTIARAISEVFHEGSVTNLFDGRA from the coding sequence ATGAGTGAAATCAGCCATAACGTCGACAAGAAGCTGGTGCTGGCCACCGGCCGTGCGCACCCCGAGCTGGCCGCCGAGGTCGCCAAGGCACTTGATACCGAACTGCTGCCGCTGAACGCGTACGACTTCGCCAATGGCGAGATCTACGTCCGTTCAGATGAATCGGTTCGCGGCAAGGAAGTCTTCTTGCTGCAGTCCTACCCGGCACCGCTGAACAACTGGCTGATGGAACAGCTGATCATGATTGACTCGATGAAGCGCGCTTCGGCTCGCCGCATCACCGTCGTGGCGCCATTCTACCCTTATGCACGCCAGGACAAGAAGGGCCGCGGCCGCGAGCCGATCTCGGCCCGCCTGGTCGCGGACCTGTTCAAAACCGCTGGTGCTGACCGCGTGATCTCTTGCGATCTGCACACCGCGCAGATCCAGGGCTTCTTCGATGGTCCAGTGGATCATCTGTTCGGCTTCCCGCTGCTGGCTGACTACATCAAGTCCAAGGTAGACGTCAATGAAGTCACCGTGGTTTCCCCTGATACCGGCCGCGTGCGCGTCGCCGAGCAGTGGGCAGACCGTTTGGGCGGCACCCCGCTGGCGTTCGTCCACAAGTCCCGCGATCTGACCGTGCCTAACCAGGCCGAGTCCAAGACCGTGGTGGGCCAGGTCGAGGGCCGCACCGCGATCCTGATCGATGACATGATCGACACCGGTGGAACCATCGCAGGTGCTGTGCGCGTGCTGAAGGAAGCCGGCGCCAAGGATGTCATCATCGCCGCGACCCACGCAGTGTTCTCGGATCCAGCCGCGCAGCGCCTGGCCGAGTGCGGTGCCAAGGAAGTTGTTGTCACCAACACCCTGCCGATCCCGGAAGAGAAGCGCTTCGAGAACCTGACCGTGCTGTCGATCGCTCCAACGATCGCTCGCGCCATCTCCGAGGTATTCCACGAAGGTTCGGTTACGAACCTGTTTGACGGCCGCGCCTAG
- a CDS encoding putative quinol monooxygenase, producing MARADGSEIYFRAIGFSLGNLSAARRDHGRLSSMGTVILEGKLLCKDAAEVELVKKLLPEHIRLTKAEPGCISFTVTQSQDPWVWLVNEEFADGAAFEAHQQRATASTWGRRTSGLQRSYEVTGV from the coding sequence GTGGCTCGCGCCGATGGCTCGGAAATTTATTTCCGAGCCATCGGCTTTTCTTTAGGTAACTTGTCCGCTGCACGCCGGGATCATGGCAGACTTTCCAGCATGGGAACCGTGATTTTGGAGGGGAAGCTGCTGTGCAAGGATGCGGCCGAAGTCGAGCTGGTGAAGAAATTACTGCCGGAGCATATTCGGCTGACCAAGGCTGAACCCGGCTGTATTTCTTTCACAGTCACGCAATCACAGGATCCCTGGGTTTGGCTGGTGAACGAGGAATTTGCAGACGGCGCTGCGTTTGAAGCCCACCAGCAGCGGGCCACGGCAAGCACGTGGGGCCGCAGGACTTCCGGATTACAGCGCAGCTACGAGGTCACGGGCGTGTAG
- a CDS encoding 4-(cytidine 5'-diphospho)-2-C-methyl-D-erythritol kinase, giving the protein MSKQHVIATAPGKINCYFKVGPPREDGYHEVASLYVAVSLTEQIEATLRTDGELLLSLEPDSPVVSEPENFPLGSNNLVHQAAELLREHTGCTLGADLHITKRVPIAGGMGGGSADAAATLVACNELWGTGLDREELGRLGARLGADVPFALMGGAAIGLGIGDKLAPLLTRGKTHWVLIPASYGLSTPRVYGMLDRLRSGTEVEVPQEIDPAVIEALMASDAPALSQVLANDLTQASLALAPELGTMRDMAEGAGALRAMVSGSGPTLALLVKDGEHAQEVMAQLGDEVGVATIPVTAPAAGAHIILSE; this is encoded by the coding sequence ATGTCCAAGCAGCATGTAATTGCCACCGCACCGGGCAAGATCAACTGCTATTTCAAGGTAGGCCCTCCGCGTGAGGATGGCTACCATGAAGTCGCCAGCCTCTACGTGGCGGTTTCCCTGACCGAACAGATCGAGGCGACCCTGCGCACCGATGGGGAACTGCTGCTGAGCTTGGAGCCTGATTCTCCGGTGGTCTCGGAACCGGAGAACTTTCCGCTGGGGTCCAATAACCTGGTGCATCAAGCAGCAGAACTGCTGCGGGAGCATACCGGCTGTACCCTCGGAGCGGACCTGCACATCACCAAGCGGGTGCCGATTGCCGGTGGCATGGGTGGCGGCTCCGCTGATGCAGCAGCCACCCTGGTGGCGTGCAATGAGCTGTGGGGAACCGGGCTGGACCGCGAGGAACTGGGCCGCTTGGGCGCACGCCTAGGGGCTGACGTACCCTTTGCCTTGATGGGTGGAGCGGCCATCGGCCTGGGCATCGGGGACAAACTGGCCCCGCTGCTGACCCGGGGAAAGACCCATTGGGTGCTGATCCCAGCCAGCTACGGCCTGTCGACTCCGCGAGTCTACGGCATGCTTGATCGCCTGCGTTCAGGCACCGAAGTTGAAGTCCCCCAAGAAATCGACCCAGCGGTTATCGAAGCGCTGATGGCTTCGGATGCACCAGCGTTATCCCAGGTGCTCGCCAACGACCTGACCCAGGCTTCCTTGGCACTGGCTCCAGAACTGGGCACCATGCGCGATATGGCGGAAGGTGCCGGCGCCCTGCGTGCCATGGTTTCCGGCTCAGGGCCAACTCTGGCGCTGCTGGTCAAGGATGGAGAACATGCCCAAGAGGTCATGGCCCAGCTCGGTGACGAGGTAGGCGTTGCCACCATTCCGGTCACTGCTCCAGCTGCCGGTGCGCACATCATCTTGTCTGAATGA
- a CDS encoding DDE-type integrase/transposase/recombinase — MDHSFATAWDEGLMLASRRAWWRIAAALEEQMLRPKVPTRKQNRTTRGQKPVLKATGPGQIWSWDITDLYSPYKNRVFKAYSIIDIFSRQIVGYRVEEREADHLAVEMFQDAFKTYGVPHVVHADSGPAMKSNALKDALEAKGVELSHNRPYVSNDNPFSESGFRTMKYRPDYPKVFSALADARAYLDGYVPWYNGQHKHSGIALFSPAQVHDGSWEHVWQVRQQALEDYYRLHPARFHYRPVTPAPAGVVGINLPSEEAGVALQAA, encoded by the coding sequence GTGGACCATTCCTTTGCCACAGCCTGGGATGAAGGACTCATGCTCGCCTCGCGGCGCGCATGGTGGCGTATTGCCGCAGCGCTCGAAGAGCAGATGCTCCGCCCGAAGGTGCCCACCCGAAAACAAAACCGCACAACACGAGGACAAAAGCCTGTGTTGAAAGCCACCGGTCCTGGGCAGATCTGGTCGTGGGACATTACCGACTTGTATTCGCCGTATAAGAACCGCGTGTTCAAGGCCTATTCGATCATCGATATTTTCTCCCGGCAGATCGTCGGGTACCGGGTGGAGGAGCGCGAAGCGGATCATCTGGCCGTGGAGATGTTCCAAGACGCTTTCAAAACCTACGGCGTGCCCCATGTAGTACATGCCGATTCTGGGCCGGCCATGAAGTCCAATGCCTTGAAAGACGCGTTGGAGGCCAAAGGTGTTGAGCTGAGCCATAACCGGCCCTACGTATCGAATGACAACCCGTTCAGTGAGTCCGGATTCAGGACGATGAAGTATCGTCCCGATTATCCAAAAGTATTCTCCGCGCTTGCCGATGCGCGAGCCTATTTGGATGGGTACGTGCCGTGGTACAACGGGCAGCACAAGCATTCGGGGATTGCTTTGTTCTCTCCGGCGCAGGTCCACGACGGGTCTTGGGAGCATGTTTGGCAGGTGCGGCAGCAGGCATTGGAGGATTATTACCGGTTGCATCCGGCACGTTTTCATTACCGTCCGGTGACGCCTGCGCCTGCGGGGGTCGTGGGGATTAACCTGCCGTCAGAAGAGGCGGGTGTTGCGTTGCAGGCAGCTTAG